In a single window of the Acyrthosiphon pisum isolate AL4f chromosome X, pea_aphid_22Mar2018_4r6ur, whole genome shotgun sequence genome:
- the LOC100569197 gene encoding ropporin-1-like: MNSIVVPDNLPEILKKYVKAAIRSQPEDIVSWSAEYFKSADDQYVSLPTTQKQDRTLFRILAFQLGTTIGTKERIEEVWSDLSLDFNLLEQIYTIGNFRSEHVDMVEFLGITFGHWTKSLKETVLLCCEAFCKCLATDGYFMHVDVACKLYGYLAKLDCSLPADDDCPDGDVSGSKPAKVQTSRSLDASPAPPANGNQLQQNNVCVSLESILARRLAAAAVDGGPKTGYHVPGIGMAASDGQVQAVFVYFRKCAADHGGYVYDFDIENDRCPPLDAINNN; this comes from the exons atgaattcgATAGTCGTTCCCGACAATTTaccagaaatattaaaaaaatatgtgaaggCCGCGATTCGATCTCAGCCTGAAGACATTGTTAGTTGGTCAGCAGAGTATTTCAAAAGCGCAGATGATCAATACGTTTCATTGCCTACTACACAAAAACAAGATCGAactctattcagaatattaGCTTTTCAA tTAGGTACCACGATAGGCACTAAAGAAAGAATAGAAGAAGTGTGGTCGGACTTATCACTCGATTTCAATCTATTAGAACAAATTTATACGATTGGAAATTTTCGTTCAGAACACGTGGACATGGTAGAATTTTTGGGTATAACTTTTGGACATTGGACAAAA tcgCTAAAAGAAACTGTGTTATTGTGCTGCGAAGCATTCTGTAAATGTTTGGCCACTGACGGTTATTTCATGCACGTGGATGTCGCTTGCAAGCTCTACGGGTACCTAGCGAAATTGGATTGTTCACTTCCGGCTGATGATGATTGCCCAG acgGCGACGTGAGTGGCAGCAAACCGGCGAAAGTCCAAACCAGCAGGTCTCTGGACGCGTCTCCGGCGCCGCCGGCCAACGGAAACCAGCTGCAGCAAAACAATGTTTGCGTATCATTGGAATCGATTTTGGCCCGTCGTCTGGCAGCAGCTGCCGTAGACGGTGGACCGAAGACCGGGTACCACGTACCAGGTATCGGAATGGCCGCGTCCGATGGTCAGGTGCAAGCGGTATTCGTGTATTTCCGAAAATGCGCTGCCGACCACGGCGGTTACGTGTACGATTTCGACATCGAGAACGATCGTTGCCCTCCGTTGGacgctattaataataattaa
- the LOC100569017 gene encoding uncharacterized protein LOC100569017, translating into MNQKKPKSKMPICVKQLNYNESNTMNVRKFMDHSLSDGDEIMDDRTNFHKVAKNNQVIKNKRPQFLCSQPIDTPTKYLPEVPLHHTPPSYESPQKYGHYKKFKEDDIQQLVIEKYALLKQLMNIDERCSSPSGDNFYAGAKFNNCPSPGDLPLPPMQWLNSCQAQAKSMQKSPLIFNITI; encoded by the coding sequence ATGAATCAAAAGAAACCCAAATCAAAAATGCCTATTTGCGTTaaacaactaaattataatgaatcaaATACAATGAATGTTAGGAAATTTATGGATCATAGTTTGTCGGACGGAGATGAAATTATGGATGATAGAACAAATTTTCATAAAGTAGCTAAAAATAaccaagtaataaaaaataaaagacctCAATTTTTATGCTCACAGCCTATTGACACTCCGACTAAATATCTACCTGAAGTGCCATTACATCACACTCCTCCATCTTACGAATCCCCGCAAAAATATGGTCATTACAAGAAATTTAAAGAAGATGATATACAGCAATTggttattgaaaaatatgccCTGCTCAAACAACTTATGAACATCGACGAACGATGCAGCTCACCTAGTGGTGATAACTTTTATGCTGGtgccaaatttaataattgtccaTCTCCGGGAGATTTACCATTGCCACCAATGCAATGGCTTAACTCTTGTCAAGCACAAGCGAAATCCATGCAAAAATCACCTCTTATCTTCAACATAACTATCTAA
- the LOC100169084 gene encoding WD repeat-containing protein 34: protein MFSDSPVNVVGFNHTETHRKGKAEKSNQYNGLFTEDKSCDTIDVKTVDTQTDAIENIDIRNVDLVALNSCLEKGLRLLKTECNDWPKITGYFETTQQDINDEKTIKVSTRQHPSFGMKNISAISWNCSGDKLMVATGEHCHTQWCNHLNSVLVYSMLDLENSGSTVSNILEVTSCITCLATHPTNEHLITAGLYNGELVICNTNDNMSMVSLEWHSVAVSESLWFVRSDHRVVLITAGKDGYVCVGTMISDKIKFTQRIYRYLVGIPGKVGIRCFDYSNRHFLVALENGKISSHLCETTRNIKEDQVLEAVKVKTYNGYSLMIENIQFCHKNSTTFIITQFDSTILLYNVYQKDPQKIIFNRKLITRLCWSLENEFTVYVGEENGELAKINLTNGKTDSIKKFTSCDIIAMNINPKRKNIIAIGTIQGEIYISKYEQPFKT from the exons TGTGAAAACTGTAGAT ACGCAGACTGATGCCATTGAAAACATTGATATTAGAAATGTTGATCTTGTTGCATTAAACAGCTGTTTGGAAAAAGGCTTGAGACTTTTAAAAACTGAATGTAACGACTGGCCAAAAATCACTGGTTATTTTGAGACAACTCAACAAGATATAAATGATGAAAAAACCATTAAAGTATCTACAAGGCAACACCCTTCATTTGGAATG AAAAATATCAGTGCAATTAGTTGGAATTGTAGCGGTGATAAATTAATGGTAGCTACTGGTGAACATTGCCATACACAGTGGTGTAATCATTTAAATTCAGTGCTTGTTTACTCGATGTTGGA TTTAGAAAATAGTGGCAGTACTGTATCTAATATACTGGAAGTTACATCTTGTATCACATGTTTAGCTACACATCCAACCAATGAACATCTAATAACAGCTGGATTATACAATG gtGAATTGGTGATTTGCAACACAAAcgataatatgtctatggtttcCCTCGAATGGCATTCAGTGGCTGTATCTGAATCATTGTGGTTTGTGAGATCTGATCATCGTGTGGTATTGATAACTGCAGGAAAAGATGGATATGTTTGTGTAGGAACTATGATAagtgacaaaataaaattcacacaaagaatatacag GTATTTGGTTGGGATTCCAGGGAAAGTTGGTATTCGGTGTTTTGATTATTCAAACAGACATTTTTTAGTAGCTCTGGAAAACGGGAAAATCTCTAGTCACTTATGCGAAACAACAAGAAACATTAAAG AAGACCAAGTTTTAGAAGCTGTTAAAGTTAAGACATACAATGGATATTcattaatgattgaaaatatacaattttgtcaCAAAAATTCAACTACATTTATCATAACACAGTTTGATTctacaatactattatacaatgtgtatcaa AAAGAtccacaaaaaattatttttaatcgaaaacTAATAACCAGATTATGTTGGAGTTTAGAAAATGAGTTTACAGTATATGTTGGAGAAGAAAATGGAGAACTTGCTAAAATTAATCTGACAAATGGGAAAACAGATTCAATCAAAAAATTTACATCTTGCGATATAATTGCAATGAATATTAATCCAAAaag aaaaaatattattgcaatcGGTACAATACAAGgagaaatatatataagtaaatatgaaCAGCcatttaaaacttga